One Thermoplasmata archaeon genomic window, GAGGAGGTTGTGTCGGCAGCGAGCCAGAAGCCCAGCGGGTCCTGAAAATAGGCAAGCTTCAGGTCCGTGTTGTAATAGCGCTCTAGAGCGAGCTCGACCGAAGAGAGGTCTCGTCCGACATAAATGCTGCAGAAGGCGTGGTTTTTTATGATATGGAAGCGCGTGGTGCCGTTCATGGCCGTCACTAGGGCAGAGAGGAGGAGGGCTTGGTCCTCGCAGTCGCCCCGGCCGGTGCGCAGGGTTTCGGCGGGCGGGGCCCAGTAGTCCTCCCCACCGGACTCATTGAGATATTCTATCTCGTCCCGGACAAAGTCGAACGCTTCTGCGGCGTGGTAGATATTGAATGGCCCGGGGTGGAGCGAGAGGATTCCCGCGGCCTTCGAGCACACCTCTGAGTCCGAGGGGTCCATCAGGCGGTTGAGCTTGTCGAAGTAGCATGCGGGGTTCTTCCTAATCGGAATCCCGGGGTCGATTCCTCCTGGGAGGAATGTGAGGGTTCTGGGGGCACTTCCAACCCATCCATAGTCAAACCAGCCTCTGACCGGCCCGAGCTTGCTCTGAGCCATGACAGCCATTTTTACAGTGAAATTGTAGGAGCCGTGCTGCTCTGGACCCTGAAAGTGCAGAA contains:
- a CDS encoding transglutaminase family protein, with product MPAGQLGDPPTHLPTREGGKTPPRDQNLGSILGVFLAAFLVVNAVLGAWFLFRNSGRMDDPMVPRAGFGSNDVRAPLIPDYDPISWEERPAASAIVGPGYSLEWRWELGRCFTLWGGELRLWVRNSGSSELFIYGFSMEGEWGAPICASVGVTVPKGSETALGILHFQGPEQHGSYNFTVKMAVMAQSKLGPVRGWFDYGWVGSAPRTLTFLPGGIDPGIPIRKNPACYFDKLNRLMDPSDSEVCSKAAGILSLHPGPFNIYHAAEAFDFVRDEIEYLNESGGEDYWAPPAETLRTGRGDCEDQALLLSALVTAMNGTTRFHIIKNHAFCSIYVGRDLSSVELALERYYNTDLKLAYFQDPLGFWLAADTTSSLHLGALPLGGEPVPGGWALTGTTYHFTVDMLPR